In Janibacter sp. CX7, a single genomic region encodes these proteins:
- the map gene encoding type I methionyl aminopeptidase gives MIELKTPDEVEAMRPAGRLVRDVLAALTEAADVGVNLLELDALAHRMIDAAGGTSCYIDYHPSFGASPFGKVLCTSVNDAVLHGLPHDYRLRDGDLLSVDFAVSVDGWVCDAAKSFVVGTADTEDLRIIDTTERALAAGIAQARGGNKMGDISAAIAAVARAEGYTINTQFGGHGVGREMHGDPHVSNDGRAGRGIPLRPGLVIAIEPWFMAGTDEIYTDPDGWTLRSVDGSRGAHSEHTIAITDGDPIILTA, from the coding sequence ATGATCGAGCTGAAGACCCCGGACGAGGTCGAGGCGATGCGCCCGGCCGGCCGCCTCGTGCGCGACGTGCTCGCGGCGCTCACCGAGGCCGCGGACGTCGGCGTCAACCTCCTCGAGCTCGACGCCCTCGCCCACCGGATGATCGACGCCGCGGGCGGGACCTCCTGCTACATCGACTACCACCCCTCCTTCGGGGCCAGCCCCTTCGGCAAGGTGCTGTGCACGTCGGTCAACGACGCCGTGCTGCACGGGCTGCCGCACGACTACCGGCTGCGCGACGGCGACCTGCTGTCGGTCGACTTCGCCGTCTCCGTCGACGGCTGGGTGTGCGACGCCGCGAAGTCCTTCGTCGTCGGCACGGCCGACACCGAGGACCTGCGGATCATCGACACGACCGAGCGCGCCCTGGCCGCGGGCATCGCGCAGGCCCGCGGCGGCAACAAGATGGGCGACATCAGCGCCGCCATAGCCGCCGTCGCGCGGGCCGAGGGCTACACGATCAACACGCAGTTCGGCGGCCACGGTGTCGGCCGGGAGATGCACGGCGACCCGCACGTGTCCAACGACGGGCGCGCGGGCCGGGGCATCCCCCTTCGTCCCGGGCTCGTCATCGCCATCGAGCCGTGGTTCATGGCCGGCACCGACGAGATCTACACCGACCCCGACGGCTGGACGCTGCGCAGCGTCGACGGCTCCCGCGGGGCGCACAGCGAGCACACGATCGCCATCACCGACGGCGATCCGATCATCCTCACGGCCTGA
- a CDS encoding chorismate mutase: MSETPPELLRLRQSIDNIDAALIHLLAERFKATQSVGVLKARIDLPPADPAREERQIARLRALADDAGLDPVFAEKFLNFVIAEVIHHHEQIAHQQAAEGETR, translated from the coding sequence GTGAGCGAGACACCCCCCGAGCTGCTGCGGCTGCGTCAGTCCATCGACAACATCGACGCCGCCCTGATCCACCTGCTCGCCGAACGCTTCAAGGCGACGCAGAGCGTCGGGGTGCTCAAGGCGCGCATCGACCTGCCGCCGGCCGACCCGGCCCGGGAGGAGCGGCAGATCGCGCGACTGCGCGCGCTGGCCGACGACGCCGGTCTCGACCCGGTCTTCGCGGAGAAGTTCCTCAACTTCGTCATCGCGGAGGTCATCCACCACCACGAGCAGATCGCCCACCAGCAGGCGGCCGAGGGGGAGACCCGATGA
- a CDS encoding acylphosphatase has translation MSSTQRATWFVRGRVQGVGFRWWTRSRALELGLVGHARNTADGRVEVVAEGPPSSLDGLDRLLREDPSTTRRPGQVTSVVRQEATAKGGIAGFVEK, from the coding sequence ATGAGCAGCACGCAGCGCGCCACGTGGTTCGTCCGCGGCCGGGTCCAGGGGGTCGGATTCCGTTGGTGGACGAGGTCCCGGGCCCTCGAGCTGGGCCTCGTCGGCCACGCCCGCAACACCGCCGACGGCCGCGTCGAGGTCGTGGCGGAGGGCCCCCCTTCGTCCCTCGACGGTCTGGACCGGCTGCTGCGGGAGGACCCGTCGACCACGCGTCGGCCCGGGCAGGTCACCTCCGTCGTGCGTCAGGAGGCGACGGCGAAGGGAGGGATCGCCGGCTTCGTCGAGAAGTGA